One Marmota flaviventris isolate mMarFla1 chromosome 16, mMarFla1.hap1, whole genome shotgun sequence DNA segment encodes these proteins:
- the LOC114092753 gene encoding glyoxylate/hydroxypyruvate reductase B-like, with protein sequence MSFCLQAARDPALPGVLVFGLEGPYGICEAHVEELQKHFTLITMKQFLENKTEFSQKIQAVYLWGGRPVIDRELLLSLPCLKIIGNSGAGLDHLDLPFIASCGVKVAHTPHAVSTPTADLGMALLLASARRVVEGCQLAVSPDTKHFSINWLGQEVSGATLGIIGMGTIGYKIAQRAKAFEMKILYHNRNRRRLEEEAAVGAAYCARLEDLLQHSDFVMLAASLTPQTQGLMGRRELQLMKRSAVLVNVGRGLLVDQDALVEALKNGVIKAAALDVTYPEPLPRDHPLLKLKNIIVTPHIGSATHQAKWQIMQDLVESILAALHGLPVPNEVLLK encoded by the exons ATGTCTTTCTGTCTGCAGGCTGCAAGAGACCCAGCACTGCCTGGAGTTCTAGTGTTTGGCCTTGAAGGACCCTATGGCATATGTGAGGCTCATGTGGAAGAGCTGCAGAAGCACTTTACTCTCATTACCATGAAGCaatttttggaaaacaaaacagaattcagTCAAAAGATCCAAGCTGTATACCTCTGGGGTGGACGCCCGGTGATTGACCGGGAGCTGCTGCTGAGCTTGCCCTGCCTGAAAATCATTGGCAACTCGGGAGCAGGCCTGGATCACCTGGACCTGCCATTCATTGCCAGCTGTGGTGTGAAGGTGGCCCACACCCCACACGCAGTGTCCACTCCCACAGCAGACCTGGGGATGGCCCTGCTGCTGGCCTCAGCTCGCAGGGTGGTGGAAG GTTGTCAGTTGGCTGTCTCACCGGACACAAAGCACTTCTCTATAAACTGGTTGGGGCAGGAAGTGTCGGGGGCCACTCTGGGGATCATCGGCATGGGCACCATTGGCTATAAGATTGCGCAGAGGGCCAAAGCATTTGAAATGAAGATTCTGTATCACAATAGGAACCGCAG GAGGTTGGAGGAGGAAGCTGCCGTGGGTGCTGCCTACTGTGCCAGGCTGGAAGACCTGCTGCAGCACTCGGACTTTGTGATGCTGGCTGCCAGCCTGACGCCCCAGACCCAGGGCCTGATGGGGAGGCGGGAGCTGCAGCTGATGAAGCGAAGTGCTGTGCTGGTCAATGTCGGCAGAG GGCTTCTGGTTGATCAGGATGCACTGGTGGAAGCTCTGAAGAATGGGGTCATTAAGGCTGCAGCACTGGATGTGACATACCCAGAGCCCCTGCCAAG AGATCACCCCTTGTTGAAGCTGAAGAACATCATTGTCACACCTCACATTGGAAGTGCAACTCACCAAGCCAAATGGCAAATCATGCAAGATCTGGTTGAAAGCATCCTGGCAGCTCTCCACGGCCTTCCTGTTCCTAACGAAGTGTTGCTTAAGTGA
- the Txnl4a gene encoding thioredoxin-like protein 4A isoform X1: MSYMLPHLHNGWQVDQAILSEEDRVVVIRFGHDWDPTCMKMDEVLYSIAEKVKNFAVIYLVDITEVPDFNKMYELYDPCTVMFFFRNKHIMIDLGTGNNNKINWAMEDKQEMVDIIETVYRGARKGRGLVVSPKDYSTKYRY; this comes from the exons ATGTCGTACATGCTCCCCCACCTGCACAACGGCTGGCAGGTGGACCAGGCCATCCTCTCGGAGGAGGACCGCGTCGTGGTCATTCGTTTCGGGCACGACTGGGACCCCACCTGCATGAAGATGGACGAGGTTCTGTACAGCATAGCGGAGAAG GTAAAAAATTTTGCAGTTATTTATCTTGTGGATATTACAGAAGTACCTGACTTCAACAAAATGTATGAATTATACGATCCATGTACTGTCATGTTTTTCTTCAG GAACAAGCACATCATGATTGACTTGGGCACAGGCAACAACAACAAGATCAACTGGGCCATGGAAGACAAGCAGGAGATGGTTGACATAATTGAGACTGTATACCGTGGTGCCCGTAAGGGCCGGGGCCTGGTGGTGTCCCCCAAGGACTACTCCACCAAGTACAGATACTGA
- the Txnl4a gene encoding thioredoxin-like protein 4A isoform X2 — protein MYELYDPCTVMFFFRNKHIMIDLGTGNNNKINWAMEDKQEMVDIIETVYRGARKGRGLVVSPKDYSTKYRY, from the exons ATGTATGAATTATACGATCCATGTACTGTCATGTTTTTCTTCAG GAACAAGCACATCATGATTGACTTGGGCACAGGCAACAACAACAAGATCAACTGGGCCATGGAAGACAAGCAGGAGATGGTTGACATAATTGAGACTGTATACCGTGGTGCCCGTAAGGGCCGGGGCCTGGTGGTGTCCCCCAAGGACTACTCCACCAAGTACAGATACTGA